In the Ipomoea triloba cultivar NCNSP0323 chromosome 6, ASM357664v1 genome, one interval contains:
- the LOC116022731 gene encoding histone H2B, with protein MAPKAEKKPAEKKPAAEKAAAAEKAPAEKKPKAGKKLPKDGAAAAGDKKKKRTKKSTETYKIYIFKVLKQVHPDIGISSKAMGIMNSFINDIFEKLAQEASRLARYNKKPTITSREIQTAVRLVLPGELAKHAVSEGTKAVTKFTSS; from the coding sequence ATGGCCCCAAAGGCGGAGAAGAAGCCGGCTGAGAAGAAGCCCGCGGCGGAGAAGGCTGCCGCAGCCGAGAAGGCTCCAGCGGAGAAGAAGCCGAAGGCCGGCAAGAAGCTCCCAAAGGACGGCGCAGCGGCGGCCGgagacaagaagaagaagaggacgAAGAAGTCGACTGAGACCTACAAGATCTACATCTTCAAGGTGCTGAAGCAGGTTCATCCGGACATCGGTATCTCCAGCAAGGCCATGGGCATCATGAACAGCTTCATCAACGACATCTTCGAGAAGCTCGCCCAGGAGGCCTCTCGTTTGGCTCGGTACAACAAGAAGCCGACCATCACTTCCCGGGAGATTCAGACCGCCGTGAGACTTGTCCTCCCTGGAGAGCTTGCCAAGCACGCCGTCTCTGAAGGCACCAAGGCTGTCACCAAATTCACCAGCTCTTAG